A window of the Bufo gargarizans isolate SCDJY-AF-19 chromosome 1, ASM1485885v1, whole genome shotgun sequence genome harbors these coding sequences:
- the SFRP2 gene encoding secreted frizzled-related protein 2, translated as MSVVEGGGARDLHVAWRRLGLSSQLTIHHQQHLCVSLLLTMCCQKPFYFIFLLLLASDCMDSVKSLFPFGQPEFSYKRSNCKPIPATLVLCHDIEYPNMRLPNLLGHETMKEVLQQASSWIPLIQKQCHRDTKKFLCSLFAPVCIDDLDETIKPCRSLCEQVKDSCAPVMSAFGFPWPDMLDCSRFPQDNDLCIPPASTDYVPATREAPKVCDACKTGIEDDNDIVENLCKNDFALKIKVKEIAYINGDTKIIPETKSKTIYKLNGVTERDLKKTVLWLKDGLQCTCDEMNDINAPYLVIGQKLGGELVITSVKRWQKGQREFKRISRSIRKLQC; from the exons ATGAGtgtggtggaaggtggaggagccaGAGATCTGCATGTAGCCTGGAGAAGGCTGGGACTGTCCTCACAGCTCACCATACATCACCAGCAGCACCTTTGTGTCTCCTTACTGCTCACCATGTGCTGCCAGAAGCCCTTCtacttcatcttcctcctcctgctggcATCTGACTGTATGGACTCAGTGAAAAGCTTGTTTCCATTTGGGCAACCTGAGTTTTCCTACAAGAGGAGCAACTGCAAACCCATCCCTGCCACTCTGGTTCTGTGCCATGACATTGAGTACCCCAACATGAGGCTGCCCAATCTCCTGGGCCATGAGACTATGAAGGAAGTCTTGCAGCAAGCATCCTCCTGGATCCCACTGATACAGAAGCAATGCCACCGAGATACCAAGAAGTTCCTGTGCTCCCTCTTTGCCCCAGTGTGCATTGATGATCTGGATGAGACCATAAAGCCCTGCCGGTCACTGTGCGAGCAGGTGAAGGACAGCTGTGCCCCGGTCATGTCTGCATTCGGCTTCCCATGGCCAGACATGCTGGACTGCAGCCGCTTCCCCCAGGACAATGACCTGTGCATCCCCCCAGCCAGCACTGACTACGTGCCAGCCACCAGAGAAG CGCCCAAAGTTTGTGACGCCTGTAAAACCGGCATCGAGGATGACAATGACATTGTGGAGAACCTCTGCAAAAACGACTTCG CCCTGAAGATAAAAGTGAAGGAGATTGCCTACATCAATGGGGACACTAAGATCATCCCGGAGACAAAGAGCAAGACCATTTACAAACTGAATGGGGTCACAGAAAGAGATTTGAAGAAGACTGTGCTGTGGCTTAAAGATGGCCTGCAGTGTACCTGCGACGAGATGAATGACATTAACGCTCCCTATTTAGTGATCGGACAAAAGCTCGGAGGGGAGCTGGTCATCACCTCAGTCAAACGGTGGCAGAAAGGGCAACGGGAGTTTAAAAGGATCTCTCGCAGCATCCGCAAGCTGCAGTGCTAG